In the Mytilus galloprovincialis chromosome 10, xbMytGall1.hap1.1, whole genome shotgun sequence genome, one interval contains:
- the LOC143048460 gene encoding uncharacterized protein LOC143048460 isoform X2 — MKMVMTTNKKNGYFPDRSRIENCLRASPEPGPFLRCPVSTPLNSHRPLRQKIPESLTFVSLDFSKVKSFPKGQPHRGPHGFRLNTNRNMRSDNLARRKNFDYYYVDQAFQNRLAAYSNSKWLRSLCSQPVPEIFHKYRRKGEMLDEPLQVPRSYSTPGERSIHDGWDLNSRRGTREHSAFSSNPISTNNSNSPQLTIISRSCTTVNITPHTTIESRGESLPQQPSPNPVESLDADEESVFQPSPQPTPRKSPLKREPISDIRLPTGYSPLIDESIYEHFERKEMKLPDINAPKTTTNTFPSKPRKVLMEASRHSINNEQSVKSHGSPALGKSGYLSRKPVTSLNEIQENMYNFG, encoded by the exons ATGAAG atGGTGATGACAACAAACAAGAAGAACGGTTACTTCCCAGACAGAAGTAGAATCGAAAATTGTTTACGTGCTTCGCCGGAACCGGGTCCTTTTCTACGATGTCCTGTGTCTACTCCTTTGAACTCGCATCGACCTCTTCGTCAGAAAATACCTGAGAGTTTGACTTTTGTGTCTCTAGATTTTAGTAAAGTCAAGAGTTTTCCAAAAGGTCAGCCACATAGAGGTCCACATGGATTTCGATTAAATACAAATAGGAATATGAGATCAGATAATCTCGCTAGAAGAAAGAATTTTGATTACTATTATGTTGATCAAGCTTTTCAAAACAGGTTAGCTgcatattcaaattcaaaatggctGAGGTCCTTGTGTTCCCAGCCGGTGCCAGAAATATTTCACAAATATCGACGAAAAGGGGAAATGCTGGACGAACCCTTACAAGTGCCAAGGTCATATTCCACACCTGGTGAGCGTTCTATACATGACGGATGGGATCTAAATAGCAGACGTGGAACCCGGGAACATTCGGCTTTTTCATCCAATCCAATATCAACCAATAACTCCAACTCGCCTCAGCTAACAATAATTTCACGATCTTGCACAACTGTAAATATAACTCCACACACAACAATAGAAAGTAGGGGAGAATCCCTCCCGCAACAACCGTCTCCAAATCCAGTGGAATCATTGGATGCTGACGAAGAGAGTGTATTTCAACCGTCACCCCAACCTACGCCACGAAAATCTCCCCTCAAACGTGAACCAATTAGCGATATTCGACTTCCGACAGGATATAGTCCGCTCATTGATGAATCAATTTACGAACATTTCGAGCGAAAGGAAATGAAACTCCCAGATATTAATGCACCAAAAACTACAACAAATACTTTTCCATCAAAACCACGGAAGGTTTTAATGGAAGCAAGTAGACATTCCATTAACAATGAACAGAGTGTAAAAAGTCATGGTTCACCAGCGTTAGGAAAATCGGGCTACTTGAGCAGAAAACCCGTTACTTCGTTAAATGAAATTCAAGAAAACATGTATAATTTTGGCTAA
- the LOC143048460 gene encoding uncharacterized protein LOC143048460 isoform X1, with the protein MGMYYRDGGMVMTTNKKNGYFPDRSRIENCLRASPEPGPFLRCPVSTPLNSHRPLRQKIPESLTFVSLDFSKVKSFPKGQPHRGPHGFRLNTNRNMRSDNLARRKNFDYYYVDQAFQNRLAAYSNSKWLRSLCSQPVPEIFHKYRRKGEMLDEPLQVPRSYSTPGERSIHDGWDLNSRRGTREHSAFSSNPISTNNSNSPQLTIISRSCTTVNITPHTTIESRGESLPQQPSPNPVESLDADEESVFQPSPQPTPRKSPLKREPISDIRLPTGYSPLIDESIYEHFERKEMKLPDINAPKTTTNTFPSKPRKVLMEASRHSINNEQSVKSHGSPALGKSGYLSRKPVTSLNEIQENMYNFG; encoded by the exons ATGGGGATGTACTATCGTGACGGAGGG atGGTGATGACAACAAACAAGAAGAACGGTTACTTCCCAGACAGAAGTAGAATCGAAAATTGTTTACGTGCTTCGCCGGAACCGGGTCCTTTTCTACGATGTCCTGTGTCTACTCCTTTGAACTCGCATCGACCTCTTCGTCAGAAAATACCTGAGAGTTTGACTTTTGTGTCTCTAGATTTTAGTAAAGTCAAGAGTTTTCCAAAAGGTCAGCCACATAGAGGTCCACATGGATTTCGATTAAATACAAATAGGAATATGAGATCAGATAATCTCGCTAGAAGAAAGAATTTTGATTACTATTATGTTGATCAAGCTTTTCAAAACAGGTTAGCTgcatattcaaattcaaaatggctGAGGTCCTTGTGTTCCCAGCCGGTGCCAGAAATATTTCACAAATATCGACGAAAAGGGGAAATGCTGGACGAACCCTTACAAGTGCCAAGGTCATATTCCACACCTGGTGAGCGTTCTATACATGACGGATGGGATCTAAATAGCAGACGTGGAACCCGGGAACATTCGGCTTTTTCATCCAATCCAATATCAACCAATAACTCCAACTCGCCTCAGCTAACAATAATTTCACGATCTTGCACAACTGTAAATATAACTCCACACACAACAATAGAAAGTAGGGGAGAATCCCTCCCGCAACAACCGTCTCCAAATCCAGTGGAATCATTGGATGCTGACGAAGAGAGTGTATTTCAACCGTCACCCCAACCTACGCCACGAAAATCTCCCCTCAAACGTGAACCAATTAGCGATATTCGACTTCCGACAGGATATAGTCCGCTCATTGATGAATCAATTTACGAACATTTCGAGCGAAAGGAAATGAAACTCCCAGATATTAATGCACCAAAAACTACAACAAATACTTTTCCATCAAAACCACGGAAGGTTTTAATGGAAGCAAGTAGACATTCCATTAACAATGAACAGAGTGTAAAAAGTCATGGTTCACCAGCGTTAGGAAAATCGGGCTACTTGAGCAGAAAACCCGTTACTTCGTTAAATGAAATTCAAGAAAACATGTATAATTTTGGCTAA
- the LOC143048461 gene encoding ras-related and estrogen-regulated growth inhibitor-like encodes MSSNGSRFNRGNGSDIKDVCKIAIVGCAGVGKTAITVRYLTKRFIGEYCPTLERIYKCSCKVDDDDVRLEILDTAGQSKDAWKDGYAYWADCFMFVYSITDRQSFDEIIRLKRLVEQVKNSTSVIGILVGNKCDLLHDRQVPANEATELADEIGCQFCEVSAADWTDVASIKNLFKTLVKDLRKTRTVKEGRQRKQSSSVKFKQAIQKVISGKTPAKRTLSA; translated from the exons ATGTCTTCCAACGGTTCACGTTTTAACCGTGGAAATGGAAGTGACATTAAGGATGTATGTAAAATAGCAATAGTAGGATGTGCAGGCGTTGGAAAAACAG cgaTAACAGTTCGTTATCTGACGAAACGTTTCATTGGTGAATATTGTCCAACATTAG AAAGAATTTATAAATGTTCATGTAAGGTAGACGATGATGATGTACGGCTAGAAATACTGGATACGGCGGGACAG tcAAAAGATGCTTGGAAAGATGGCTATGCTTACTGGGCAgattgttttatgtttgtttattcCATAACGGACAGACAAAGCTTTGATGAGATAATTAGACTCAAAAGACTTGTTGAACAAGTGAAAAACTCGACATCAGTCATAGGAATTCTGGTTGGAAATAAATGTGATCTCTTACATGACAGACAAGTTCCCGCCAATGAAGCCACCGAACTGGCAGACGAGATTGGATGTCAATTCTGTGAAGTGTCGGCTGCTGATTGGACGGATGTAGCATCAATaaaaaatttattcaaaacattAGTGAAGGATTTACGGAAAACACGGACTGTGAAAGAAGGTAGACAACGAAAGCAAAGTTcttcagtgaaatttaaacaagCTATTCAAAAGGTTATTTCTGGAAAGACACCTGCCAAGAGAACATTAAGCGCATAA
- the LOC143048460 gene encoding uncharacterized protein LOC143048460 isoform X3 gives MVMTTNKKNGYFPDRSRIENCLRASPEPGPFLRCPVSTPLNSHRPLRQKIPESLTFVSLDFSKVKSFPKGQPHRGPHGFRLNTNRNMRSDNLARRKNFDYYYVDQAFQNRLAAYSNSKWLRSLCSQPVPEIFHKYRRKGEMLDEPLQVPRSYSTPGERSIHDGWDLNSRRGTREHSAFSSNPISTNNSNSPQLTIISRSCTTVNITPHTTIESRGESLPQQPSPNPVESLDADEESVFQPSPQPTPRKSPLKREPISDIRLPTGYSPLIDESIYEHFERKEMKLPDINAPKTTTNTFPSKPRKVLMEASRHSINNEQSVKSHGSPALGKSGYLSRKPVTSLNEIQENMYNFG, from the coding sequence atGGTGATGACAACAAACAAGAAGAACGGTTACTTCCCAGACAGAAGTAGAATCGAAAATTGTTTACGTGCTTCGCCGGAACCGGGTCCTTTTCTACGATGTCCTGTGTCTACTCCTTTGAACTCGCATCGACCTCTTCGTCAGAAAATACCTGAGAGTTTGACTTTTGTGTCTCTAGATTTTAGTAAAGTCAAGAGTTTTCCAAAAGGTCAGCCACATAGAGGTCCACATGGATTTCGATTAAATACAAATAGGAATATGAGATCAGATAATCTCGCTAGAAGAAAGAATTTTGATTACTATTATGTTGATCAAGCTTTTCAAAACAGGTTAGCTgcatattcaaattcaaaatggctGAGGTCCTTGTGTTCCCAGCCGGTGCCAGAAATATTTCACAAATATCGACGAAAAGGGGAAATGCTGGACGAACCCTTACAAGTGCCAAGGTCATATTCCACACCTGGTGAGCGTTCTATACATGACGGATGGGATCTAAATAGCAGACGTGGAACCCGGGAACATTCGGCTTTTTCATCCAATCCAATATCAACCAATAACTCCAACTCGCCTCAGCTAACAATAATTTCACGATCTTGCACAACTGTAAATATAACTCCACACACAACAATAGAAAGTAGGGGAGAATCCCTCCCGCAACAACCGTCTCCAAATCCAGTGGAATCATTGGATGCTGACGAAGAGAGTGTATTTCAACCGTCACCCCAACCTACGCCACGAAAATCTCCCCTCAAACGTGAACCAATTAGCGATATTCGACTTCCGACAGGATATAGTCCGCTCATTGATGAATCAATTTACGAACATTTCGAGCGAAAGGAAATGAAACTCCCAGATATTAATGCACCAAAAACTACAACAAATACTTTTCCATCAAAACCACGGAAGGTTTTAATGGAAGCAAGTAGACATTCCATTAACAATGAACAGAGTGTAAAAAGTCATGGTTCACCAGCGTTAGGAAAATCGGGCTACTTGAGCAGAAAACCCGTTACTTCGTTAAATGAAATTCAAGAAAACATGTATAATTTTGGCTAA